The sequence AGCGTCATTAGCGATACGAGAAGCGATTTCTTGTGCTCTTTGTTTAGCCAGTTCAAAAACATCTAACTTTCTCTTTCCTCCATCATTACTCCCCAACTCTTGTTGTTCTGGTTCTCCCATTGAGTTTGTTGCACTCGTGATTATGACTCGGTGAGCCGCCACCGAGTTTGGTGCCTCAGTCGAGAGTGAAGagaacaattttttttttttcttttcttggttttATTTTCAGCTACGAggagggagagagaaagagagggagAGACTTTAAACGGGTAAAGTTAAAGCAAAAACGGCGCTGTTTTATCTTGGCAGTTTAAAAGCTGCTTTCATTACTCAGTATTCTTTCTTTGCCCTCAATTCCATAACATCATACTTggcttaattattaaataaatcatatagagcctctattttaaatttttagcattattattCAACATAgcctttattttcaatttttagcATTGTTGgttaacattaaaattaattaataatttacttatataaatatataatcgtaattattattttaattatagaatcaaatttataaatataatttgataaatcttttaatatttaatattgttctataatattttaaaaaataaaaaataattattttttaatgtccttaattttttaaaattttattgatacaatattataaaaattatttttagaatatttatttattaattctaatattatataaattaatattatcagtataaattatattataatttttagaattaaaaattattatataattattagttagGAGCATTAATTTAAGGGAGGAAAAGCGTGGTTGACAAGCCACTTCGAGACTGGACTGGAGTGCTTTCATCAAATGATGCATGTGGGTTGAGCCATTCCCATCGTGGTGGCCAGAGCTGGTTTGGAAGAGATTCACATAGAGACTACTGTactagtaaatataatatattttataattataattatatataattaaaaaattaatttattaattaatataatattaaaatataattaataattttattatttaaataattattatataattaaagaattaattattatctaatttgaaaattaattattatttaattagaaaactaattacaactaatattttttagattaaaataagtgtaacttattaattaataaattaataaaaatattataaaattatttataagtttgAATCTCACAAAAGTAAATAGACACGTgaatatcataattttatatatcaaataaagaattttagattttaaaaatatataatattatataatatatatatatatatatatatatatatatatatatatatatagagagagagagagagagagagattttgGCATTCAATTCGTTGACGGAAGTACAGTTTTtgcaataattaaaaaaattaggacCCGTATCTAAGaataaattatctaataaaagaTACTTTTCCTaacattttattcatttttattaaaattcagaaaaaggtgtaacaatattttatttacttttaaatttttaaatttattaattcatttcaCTTGTTGCAATAGCAAAAAGCATTTTTAAGtcttaactttttaaaatttgaaaccgaaattgaaaacaaaaattatctGAAGTATCTAGAAATAAATTAGCAATTAAAAATGTTggttaaatttcttttttctatggCTGATAATCTCTCTAaacctaaaattagaaataatattaaatttatgttgctaatattaaaaaaaaatgtatgcaaattacattattaattTGGGCAATTAAGCCTGATACTTTTAGTTTCAATCTTAACGAAAACTCTTTATTAGCCCTAAACACacaataatatgataaaaataaaaataaaaaatacttaagaattaaaatagaaataatttatttttttaatgcaGCAATCTCTCTTTATGCAGAAGATTTTTAATACATTCCATAAGAAGTAGCCAAGATTTTTCTATTTCGCACATGTTATTATATTCAGACATGAATCATCAGTCTACTTTGATTTTTCAGTAGATCATATGTCACGATGACAAAATAAGAGGATTCTTCAGTTTTATCCAAGAAACTTTCAGAtgtagaaaacaaaaaagaattgcAGCCTTCAAACTATTGACTTTCTAGAGAGCCTTTTATCTTATCAATCTACCAACTGGTCTCTGCAAATACATTTTACGTATCCCAAACTTCAATTTTAAACATCTAAAAGCAATGGTTAGAAAAGAACTGACACTCTCTCCCAAAAAACCTTTCTCCGAAGGGGGCAGGGATGAAGAACTTATGATCCCTTTATCATCCGTCTTAGCCACTGTAGAGGTTTATGCTTCTTAATGCACCAAAGCACTGATCTCTGGATCCAAAATGCACCCCGTTTTGTATCCGCGGAATGTCTGACCCAGTCTTGATTCACTGAAACATTTGGGAATAACATGCAATGAAGCACTCAAATGTTAAAAAGCCGAAGAGACATATGGTACATGCATTAACAGAAGTCCATGCATAAAACCTCCACAAAAATTATTGAAGCCATCTTAAAGGCGTGAAACATGAGTTAGCTCAGGAAAACTGATTCTGGGAAAAGGACAAGCAAAGGAAAACTAGGAAGCTCTCAATATAACATCACTAAGCCATGACCAAACGCTTGTTTCAGGCAGCCTTCCAACTAATGATGATCAggtcaaaaagagaaaacacaAGTATGTATGCCTTGGTTCAGCAGTAAGGTTGTTTCATTTTTGCATTGAGAAATCCAATCCACACAAAATATTTTCCTATATGTTATATGCAAGTAACTCATGCTAAACTCTAACATGGACTGGACTAGCTTATAAGAGCCTAAGAAAAAAAGCATGAACTGCGcagaaatataattagaacCTGTGATGTGAGTGAAGACATGATGTGTGCTCAACTAAATGCTCATAATTTATAGGACCTAATCACAGCTTATAAATAATGATGTGAATCGCTTTACTGAGGTAGAGTGCAAGAGCACATCCAATGCGCTGTCTCAAGAACTAGGTAATTGATATAAATCAAAGACAATAAGTTTATCACAAATAATTGTTTCAAATCATATAAACAATATGTACCTTGATAAATCAGTTTTTGTTTGTTCCAGAATTACTCCCAATTACTGAATCTTGCTTCAGCATTGATTGTGATGCCTTTCGGGGTTTTCTATACCACAAAAAAGCCGACCATATAGTTCTCCACAACACCCCATTTGCAAAGTGTGGTATAAATATGCGTCCCCAGTATGGGTAATATGGACCAGGCAATTTGATCAAACTGAAAAATATTGCAATGGCAATCAGATGCCATGGAACTTCTGCATCCTGCAAATGAAACAGTAAATAGATTCAAACAGGAGAAAAAAATCATGaactataattttcttttcttataattttccTTTCATTCATCTAACCCAAacagataaaatataaaagcagAACGCAGTTGCTCATACAAAAATAGGGTTTTCTTCCAGGTGTTCTGCTCTTGTATCATTAGAAAAGGCTTTCAAATCACGGcctaaagaatttttttttttctttagcaaCAGAAATTCCCCTCAGATAAGAGAAAATTTTAGTTCAGATCCATATAAGTAAGAAGAACCAGTTGTTGCTGATATCTGTTTCAGAATTCAGAATCTAGCAACAACTAATTTGCCATATATTTCCACTGAATGTGGCGATTTATCAGTACCACAAAAGACTCAGATGAGAGCATGTTTAGTGCAGACAAGTATTCCAGGTTCCCTCAACTAAGTTTAAGATGTCCTACAAAGTGATTCTGCACTTAATTTATGTTTCAACCTTGAGAAGTGGAGATAGTTCCAAAGCGGTCTCCTTTAAAATCCCAGCAACAACAATGCCAATTAGGAGGGGGAGTGGGACAAAAGATAGCTTCTTGTGATGTGCACAATATGACATCTCACTAAGGGAGGAAACTGCCAGTAAAGGTACACATAAGTATTTGACAACTGCCACAACTAGATCAAGGATGAGTTGAATGAAGTTCTCCAATGCTCTGTTCCAGGGGAAGCGCTTGACTGGCTGAGGAGAAGTGTCCCATAAATTTCTTGCTTTGTCAATAATATGGTCTACATTTAACTTCTCAGGATCACCAGATTGTCCTGCAGCCACATTCATTGCACAAGAGATATTGAGCCTAGCATTCCGAAAGCTCTTATTCAGTTTGCCACAAAAACAGCTGCGGTGTGCTTCAAAATACTGTGATGGCCCCTGAATCAACTACAGATGTTTAGTAGTGCAGGAAGatgcataaataaaaatcttggCAAAGTACGAAATCGGGAGTGAACGACATGCCACAGCCAGATATTGTAAATGCTTTCTTCTACCGTCTTAAGACATTATTGTATATAAACTATTCCAGAATATGGACTAGTGGGACTAGATATTCCAATCACATATCATTTACTGCCATTGGCTTATTAACACAGTAATTTATAAACTCCATATATGTTCCTAATACTTGAGAGTCCAGTTTGGAGGTCTTAGATTCAATTCCATGAGGTAGTAAAGGGGGAAAACTGCCTATCTACAGTTCAGTGACTGGACCAGAAAACTGTTTCAAACATTAAAATACACTAATTCTGgtaaaaatttaacaaaacaaatagatggaaaaaaaaaaattattagaggTCAAATCACTATGTAATTAGAATAGCAAAGTCAGATGGACTCTAGTATTAAGTATCTATTTAATAAGAACTCATTACCCCAGCAACAATTGCTAACAAACTCACTCTATCCTTGGCAAATGAAGAGTAAAATTTAGTCTTTCTAGCAAGCCTGCCAACCAAATAGCAAATGTGAATTGACTATATGAATTCAAGGGTCACAATTACATTGTATTGGAGGAACTGCACATGCTTCTTGCTTGGCAGATTGGAGAAACAAGCTAGATAATAAAACTTATCAAACTCAAAAGTTAATGCTTCTATATAAAAGTTGATATATTGAAGTACTGAATACCTTCCAGGCTATCATGAAAATGAACAAGTCTCTTAACAGGGCaaacaaaatacaaaaatctaAATTCGTCATTTGGTTGAACATAAAATGTCTTCGTGGAAACAAAATATACGTTTGAACTTtgtcaaaaatcaaaagaCTGCCCCTTTGTTCATGAACAATATCACAGTTCTTCAGAACACATGTTTAGATGAGATGATTCACCCATTCCAACATAAAACTATTCCAAAATCGGGTTTTACCAATAACCAAGCAAATCCATATAGacacaatttttataaaaacaaaacaaaaacaatactCATAACACAGAAAGTCTATTTAACGTAGGAAATAAAACGATTTCAGCTCAAAAGTAGCAGAACCCATATCCCAAATTAGCATAAACcattaaagaaaaggataaaaagCTAACCTTGAGCCTTTGGATGGAAATAGAATGAAGTCTCGGACCAGGTTTAGTGGAGATTTGGAGATGAGAGGAAGGAGATAATAAGgatgatgatggtgatgataaTGCCATTTGAGAAACACCTTTTAGCTGTGGGAGATAGAGACGCTAATTGATAGTTGAGAATCGAGAAAGGGCCATTCttcgaattcaattcaaaGATAAGATTTTTAGTTCAGTTCGTTCGAGAGAAAAGCTGCTTCTTTCTAGACTGAGAGGGTTTTAGGAGGCAGGAGGGGCTATGATCCAGTACTGGTGATTTCATAAAAAGTTTGTAGCAGtcaggatttttttttttttgtacatttttcttttcaaattaaaattaagtttggtCTAGGCGTCTAGCTGATATtgttaaaattatcttttgtGACTGTACTTTAGCCgaatataaatgaaatattgATATAcggtttttatttatttgttttactACAAGAAGATGATGTTAGAGCTGATAGTCTGAACATGGGGGATTTTGCACATAAATTTGGTCAAATTTATGTGTCAGCTGTTTTCATTTCAATAACAATCATTTTAGTGAAAGGATGGGACACCAGGAAAAAGATAGCATTAATGGCACACCACCTCTCTAATTAAATTCCTACAActttattgaaattaaaattacaaacagagaaaaaaaaaaaaggcagaGTTGGTGGTGCAATCACAAAATCCTTCAAATCACAACATGTAGATCTCCATTAAATAAGCTCATCTATCATCTAAATTACATATCCCATATCCACCTCAAGACCTTGTTAAGTAGGCCTAAGCAACGCTCTCAGCAGTGAGCCAAAATCCAGACCTCTTCCAGGCAGAATATATGAGCTTTAGTAGAAAGAAAAGTTACATTCCACATTACCTGcaactaataaaatagtataatcAGCCAATGATATAGTTTActgaacaaaatataaatcCATTTCACATCATAAATGGAATCCTTTTCATGACATTTAAGGGAATAAGATGGTTAAATAGGAAAACGAATTCAAAGTAAATTGGACAAGCATGAATTAACATGGTCAAAGACCCTTTGTCATGCAGAATCACAGGACTAGGGTGACATGCTTACATGTTTAGAGACAAGGAATTAAGGTATCAAGGAAACAAGGGGAGGCAGCTAAGCCCTGTATTTTCTGGAAATCCCATC comes from Ricinus communis isolate WT05 ecotype wild-type chromosome 5, ASM1957865v1, whole genome shotgun sequence and encodes:
- the LOC8283263 gene encoding uncharacterized protein LOC8283263 isoform X1, with translation MALSSPSSSLLSPSSHLQISTKPGPRLHSISIQRLKLIQGPSQYFEAHRSCFCGKLNKSFRNARLNISCAMNVAAGQSGDPEKLNVDHIIDKARNLWDTSPQPVKRFPWNRALENFIQLILDLVVAVVKYLCVPLLAVSSLSEMSYCAHHKKLSFVPLPLLIGIVVAGILKETALELSPLLKDAEVPWHLIAIAIFFSLIKLPGPYYPYWGRIFIPHFANGVLWRTIWSAFLWYRKPRKASQSMLKQDSVIGSNSGTNKN
- the LOC8283263 gene encoding uncharacterized protein LOC8283263 isoform X2, whose protein sequence is MALSSPSSSLLSPSSHLQISTKPGPRLHSISIQRLKGPSQYFEAHRSCFCGKLNKSFRNARLNISCAMNVAAGQSGDPEKLNVDHIIDKARNLWDTSPQPVKRFPWNRALENFIQLILDLVVAVVKYLCVPLLAVSSLSEMSYCAHHKKLSFVPLPLLIGIVVAGILKETALELSPLLKDAEVPWHLIAIAIFFSLIKLPGPYYPYWGRIFIPHFANGVLWRTIWSAFLWYRKPRKASQSMLKQDSVIGSNSGTNKN